Within the Metasolibacillus fluoroglycofenilyticus genome, the region TCCTGAAGGATTAAAGGAGGCTCAGCTTTACGAGCTTGATATGAGTGCATTAATTGCAGGGGCAAGCTATCGTGGTCAATTTGAGGAACGCTTAAAGGCTGTGCTAAAGCAAGTAAAAGATTCAGAAGGACGCATCATTTTATTTATTGATGAAATTCATACAATTGTCGGAGCAGGCAAGACGGACGGCGCAATGGATGCGGGCAATATGTTGAAACCGATGCTAGCACGCGGTGAGCTACATTGTATCGGCGCAACGACATTAGATGAATATCGCATGTATATTGAGAAAGACCCTGCATTAGAGCGTCGCTTTCAGCAGGTTTTAGTGCGTGAGCCATCCATTCAAGATACGGTATCAATTTTACGTGGCTTGAAGGAGAGCTTTGAGCTACATCATGCTGTGCGCATTCATGACCGTGCCATTATAGCGGCAGCGGAATTATCAAATCGTTATATTACTGAGCGCTTTTTACCAGATAAAGCAATCGATTTGATTGATGAGGCGTGTGCGATGATTCGGACAGAAATTGATTCAATGCCACAGGAGCTAGATACAATTAAACGTCGCTTAATGCAGCTTGAAATTGAAGAGCAAGCATTACAAAAGGAAAAGGACGAGGCGAGTAAAAAGCGTCTTGAAGCATTGCGCAACGATATTAAGGCGTTAAAAGAATCGTCAAATGAGATGATGAAGCAATGGGAGGCTGAAAAGGCCGATTTGCAATTAATTCAGCAAAAGCGTGAGCAGCTCGGGAAATACCGTCGTGCATTAGAAGAAGCAGAAAGCAAGTATGACCTAAATCAAGCGGCTGAACTTCGCCATGGTAAAATACCAACATTGGAAAAGGAGCTAGCTACGCTTGAAGTATCTTTAAACGGTGAAGAGGCACGCTTATTACGTGAGGAAGTGACAGCGGATGAAATTGCCTCCATTGTTGCACGTTGGACAGGCATTCCTGTAACGAAGCTTGTAGAAGGAGAACGCGAAAAGCTACTGCGTTTAAAGGACGTTTTACATGAGCGTGTCGTAGGGCAAGATAATGCGGTAACACTTGTATCAGAGGCAGTATGGCGTGCGCGTGCGGGCATTAAAGACCCAACAAAGCCAATTGGCTCATTTTTATTTTTAGGTCCGACAGGTGTAGGGAAAACAGAGTTAGCAAAAGCTTTAGCTGCGCAATTATTTGACTCAGAGGACCATTTTATTCGCATTGATATGAGTGAGTATATGGAAAAGCATAGCGTTTCACGGCTGGTTGGGGCACCTCCAGGCTATATTGGCTATGAGGAAGGGGGACAGCTAACAGAGGCGGTTCGTCGCAATCCATATGCAGTTGTATTGTTGGATGAAATTGAAAAGGCACATCCAGACGTAGCAAATATTTTATTACAGGCTCTAGATGATGGGCGTATTACAGATAGCCAAGGACGCAATGTCAACTTTAGTAATACGGTCATTATTATGACATCGAATATTGGTTCAAGTTATTTGCTTGAGGCGAATGAGCAGACAGAGCAGCTTGTCACGGCAGCACTTCGTCAGCATTTTAAGCC harbors:
- a CDS encoding ATP-dependent Clp protease ATP-binding subunit — protein: MQFKQTEDNRPPLEQFGRNLIEEVKKGKMDPVIGRDEEIRNVIRILTRKTKNNPVLIGEPGVGKTAIVEGLAQRIVRQDVPEGLKEAQLYELDMSALIAGASYRGQFEERLKAVLKQVKDSEGRIILFIDEIHTIVGAGKTDGAMDAGNMLKPMLARGELHCIGATTLDEYRMYIEKDPALERRFQQVLVREPSIQDTVSILRGLKESFELHHAVRIHDRAIIAAAELSNRYITERFLPDKAIDLIDEACAMIRTEIDSMPQELDTIKRRLMQLEIEEQALQKEKDEASKKRLEALRNDIKALKESSNEMMKQWEAEKADLQLIQQKREQLGKYRRALEEAESKYDLNQAAELRHGKIPTLEKELATLEVSLNGEEARLLREEVTADEIASIVARWTGIPVTKLVEGEREKLLRLKDVLHERVVGQDNAVTLVSEAVWRARAGIKDPTKPIGSFLFLGPTGVGKTELAKALAAQLFDSEDHFIRIDMSEYMEKHSVSRLVGAPPGYIGYEEGGQLTEAVRRNPYAVVLLDEIEKAHPDVANILLQALDDGRITDSQGRNVNFSNTVIIMTSNIGSSYLLEANEQTEQLVTAALRQHFKPELLNRVDDIITFHALTDEHFYAITWKYVRQLQERIAEQEITVNVDEAVVHWAVKEGVDAQFGARPLKRFVQRHIETAVAKALLQGDVLPGDTLEVTLENNAVHIEKS